AACCTTTCTGGTAACATCTGATCTTGCTCTATACCTAGATGTTTGCTGGTATACTGCAATTTATGTTTATTGAAGTGATGCAGTTCTACTAAGTGTGATTATTGTGTTACTTAGATCTATAGGTCATTTTATATCTTACTTATGATTGTTAGATATATTTGTTTCTACATGGATTCATTAATGTGTGGCTTACTGCTTAAATTGACTTCCATTTGATTTCCAGATTCATGGAGGCTCTAGTGGGATTGGGACTTTTGCAATTCAGATAGCTAAATATAAAGGGGTTAGGGTGTTTGTCACTGCAGGTCGGGCTGCATTTTTCATAAAATTCCTTGATTTGCTATGAAAACATTCCAAGCTAGTgttcatatattttatttcttgATCATCAGGCAGTGAGGAAAAACTAGCTGCTTGTAAGGAACTTGGAGCTGATGTGTGCATCAATTACAAAACAGAGGACTTTGTTGCACGGGTGAAGGAAGAAACTGGTGGGAAAGGTATATTCTTTTCCTAGGCGTCATAGGCATCATAAATTTAATGGTTTGCATGTGCAAAGTGCTATCTGTCAATGCTTGGATTTTCTTTTCTAAAGCCTAATGTATTGTTTTCAATATCAGGTGTTGATGTTATTTTGGATTGTATTGGTGCATCCTACTTTCAGAGAAACCTGGACAGCTTGAATTTTGATGGGAGGCTTTTTATCATTGGCTTCATGGGTGGAGCTGTGACGGAATTAAATATGACTTCTTTGTTGGCAAAACGGCTCACAGTGCAAGGTATCATTGAAGCCGTTCATTTATTCTGGGTCTGTGTTACATAGGCCTGGATTTGGGTGAATCTATTAATGACTACCTTTCATCTAAGATGGTTACTCTGCTAAGTGTATTTCATAGTGCATGTTTCTCCCCCATCTCCATCAAAGTCCCATGATATTTTCCTTCTAGTAGTTGTTCGCTCAGATTCTCCATTTATATTCATATGAAGTATGATTGAACACAATATGAGCTAGTGTGCAAGTTTGAGCATGGTTCTGACGTGTTTTTGGGCTGTATACAGTTATTGATCTCCATTGACGTAGTTTATTGATAATTGTATATGCAGCGGCTGGTTTGCGTGGTAGAAGTGTAGAAAACAAAGCAGAAATTGTGAATGAGGTGGAGAAGAATGTTTGGCCTGCAATTGTTGAAGGCAAGGTGAAGCCTGTGGTCTATAATCATTTTCCATTATCTGAGGCTGCGGAGTCTCACAGACTCCTGGAAAGTAGCCAGCACATCGGAAAGATTCTTCTTGTTCCATGATGCTATGGATGGTCAAGTAGCTTTATTTGATGAGATCCGCCAGAGTCTTTATCTTTGGAATGACTATTCCCATCTTTGCTAGTGTGCTTGTAATTTAGGAATAAAAGAAGCCTGCGAGTTATATTGTGTTTAGTTTGTTAACTTGATATTTCCAAAGCTGGCGTGATATTTCCCCTTGAATGAAACAAATGCAAATTTTATACCCATCTATAGTAGTTCATTGCAACTAAATGTTTGAAGGATCATATGTTCTACATTTATTCATCACAGTCATGACAGGAATATACATCAGAGGTGAAAGTTATGCTTGTCTACAAGAGGTGGTGGAAAGCAACTACTTTTCAATCaagatgtatttttttttatcaatcatGGATTAAATATTCATATTTCTCTTAAAAAACCAAAAGGCATGAATTGTTTATTGCTGCTAACAACACAACAAGTAAGCAGTTTTTGTTGTTTAAAACCAAATCATTGCAAGAAGGTAATGTGTCAGCGAGAATATATAATTGGCCAAGAACGAAAGTTATCGTCATTCATAGCTTCAAGACAATCATATATTTTAAAATGCTAGGCgttcaaaatcaaacaaagatgaAGGCAATAGTGATCACCACACCCGGCGATGTAGAGGTGCTGCGATTACAAGAAGTAGAAGACCCACAAATCGAAGACGATGAGGTGTTGATCAAGGTTGAGGCCACCGCCCTTAACAGGGCTGATACCATCCAAAGGCAGGGCAAAGTACCCACCTCCAAGAGGCGCCAGTCCCTACCCTGGTCTTGAATATTCCGGTACCATCGAAGCCACTGGGAAACTTGTTTCTCGCTGGAAAGTGGGGGATCATGTAATTTCCTACTTCCCATAGAAACCCAATTCATATTTCCTACTTCCCATAGAAGCCCAATTCATACCAAACGGTATCATTTGCATTTGACTCTCTTGTGCATGTACAAGTGTGTGCTCTTCTTAGTGGAGGAGGCTACGCCGAGAAAGTGGCGGTTTCAGCTGGACAAGTTCTTCCCGTCCCTTCgggcatttcaatcaaggaaGCCGCTGCTTTTCCTGAGGTGGCGTGCACTGTTTGGTCGACCATTTTTATGACCAGTCGGCTTTCTGCCGGAGCTGGGATATTTGATGGATATCCTATATTTGAACTCGCGCCAAATGGGATTTAAGGTTCATGGTGGCTCTAGTGGAATCGGGACATTTGCAATTCAGATAGCTAAGACCCGAGGGGTCAAGGTGTTTGTCACTGCAGGTTTGGCTCCACTTTCATGAGATGATTTGGTTAGCTGTAGAAACATCCCAAGCTAGTGTTCATATATATATTTCTTGATCACCAGGGAATGAGGAGAAATTAGTGGTATGTAAAGAACTCGGAGCT
The sequence above is a segment of the Hevea brasiliensis isolate MT/VB/25A 57/8 chromosome 11, ASM3005281v1, whole genome shotgun sequence genome. Coding sequences within it:
- the LOC110639426 gene encoding uncharacterized protein LOC110639426, yielding MKAVVITALGGPEVLQLQEVDDPQIKDDEVLVKVEATALNRADTLQRIGKHPPPKGASPYPGLECSGTIEAVGKLVSRWKVGDQVCALLAGGAYAEKVAVPAGQVLPVPPGISLKDAAAFPEVACTVWSTVFMMSRLSAGETFLIHGGSSGIGTFAIQIAKYKGVRVFVTAGSEEKLAACKELGADVCINYKTEDFVARVKEETGGKGVDVILDCIGASYFQRNLDSLNFDGRLFIIGFMGGAVTELNMTSLLAKRLTVQAAGLRGRSVENKAEIVNEVEKNVWPAIVEGKVKPVVYNHFPLSEAAESHRLLESSQHIGKILLVP